In Streptomyces sp. NBC_00414, a single window of DNA contains:
- a CDS encoding NACHT domain-containing protein translates to MRVGWHSAQARRRLWFAVCAVALAALAAILRFWWQDSATAGVLLTALGAFMSVAALMADVLRGDTAPRPDGDGAHRRRAVEELAEAVRDQWAAEARLRRLQDPVPLEVDWSLADRRLADHPHNIPSGAVLPGPRAGGGPRGTAGPAAPPPGPRVVVLGGPGSGKSVLAMRYVLGRLAARQEGGPVPVIFPLASWDPLRSPLRDWLADRLAADYRPLAAQADDRRTLARVLVDTGLVAPVLDGFDELPRPAYATAVRRINAELDSGAPLMLTSRGDAWTAAVDEGDVLTGAEVVELRPLDLAGAGAHLERSARPLHPSADGAPRTVWTPVLRKLAERPDLPLAQTLTTPLMVALARTVYGDTSRDPAPLLDPRRFPTVAAVEGHLLEAFVPAAFADAGPRAAADATRRFTVLARGLQRRGTGRLAWWELESLVPPTLAVYAPGLLALTVLSLFLLPVTLARAVGDLAGLENVVSLVALLIGQTLGFAFGVRYLLPTGWHGRDRRGRGRPGPDWRGPDRRRTDRRFRRRQALVTTGVSALMWAGFAYFDDLRFGFRFGGVTDGWMPDLIGGFLFSQLFTLFLGIAGLSRRPTPLGLPWSGGMSRAAARLGGAALAVAGTVTAGVALLGRDGSPWTVLLGTTCAAAGTALTVSGTHRGGQDGAHTPLAGRVARRFVTGTVRGTAAAMLIGVASCTAGGFAAVGVTALKSRTAVNLTGQQIDGWYFSERAGVRSAVTQRPLEGGLLLPGDGARPVAFAGTARPPNCTMPLLPRRRCVDFVSRRTVFESRDGDVVALITRGAGPGMTAVHPANLRSVLPDEGRDWLTRGPAAGVLARDLPPVLVAGLLIGVVGGCVCGVYRALSVPSDLMRAASPGLSLRTDRTASLTRGGMVALLVACVCVPVVATPGDWGGLVHLGTQLWLPLGTAALALSAWGRFLVARAWLAATGQLPWRLMAFLDEAHQRGVLRQSGAGFEFRHLRLQAQLATGPRADVVAARGSLDADEGSGIHHRTP, encoded by the coding sequence ATGCGAGTCGGATGGCACAGTGCGCAGGCGCGCAGACGCCTGTGGTTCGCCGTGTGCGCGGTGGCCCTCGCGGCGCTGGCCGCGATCCTGCGGTTCTGGTGGCAGGACTCCGCCACCGCGGGGGTCCTGCTGACGGCACTCGGCGCCTTCATGTCGGTGGCGGCGCTGATGGCGGACGTACTGCGCGGCGACACCGCCCCCCGGCCGGACGGCGACGGGGCGCACCGGCGCCGGGCCGTCGAGGAACTGGCCGAGGCCGTACGGGACCAGTGGGCGGCCGAGGCGCGGCTGCGGCGCCTCCAGGACCCGGTGCCGCTGGAGGTGGACTGGTCCCTCGCGGACCGCCGCCTGGCCGACCATCCGCACAACATCCCGTCCGGTGCCGTGCTGCCGGGCCCCCGTGCGGGCGGCGGTCCGCGAGGGACCGCGGGCCCGGCAGCCCCGCCGCCCGGCCCTCGTGTCGTCGTCCTGGGCGGGCCCGGCTCGGGCAAGAGCGTGCTGGCGATGCGCTACGTCCTCGGCCGCCTCGCGGCGCGCCAGGAGGGCGGCCCCGTCCCGGTGATCTTCCCGCTCGCCTCGTGGGATCCCCTGCGCTCACCGCTGCGCGACTGGCTCGCGGACCGGCTCGCCGCCGACTACCGGCCGCTGGCCGCCCAGGCGGACGACCGGCGCACCCTGGCCCGCGTCCTGGTCGACACAGGTCTGGTGGCGCCGGTCCTCGACGGCTTCGACGAACTGCCCCGGCCCGCCTACGCGACCGCCGTGCGGCGGATCAACGCCGAACTCGACTCGGGCGCGCCGCTGATGCTGACCAGCCGGGGCGATGCCTGGACGGCCGCCGTGGACGAGGGAGACGTACTCACCGGGGCCGAGGTGGTGGAGCTGCGCCCACTGGACCTCGCGGGGGCCGGGGCCCACCTGGAACGCTCGGCGCGACCGCTGCACCCGTCGGCGGACGGCGCCCCGCGCACCGTGTGGACACCGGTGCTGCGGAAACTGGCCGAACGCCCGGACCTGCCGCTGGCGCAGACACTCACCACACCGCTGATGGTCGCCCTGGCCCGCACGGTCTACGGCGACACCTCCCGCGACCCCGCACCGCTGCTCGACCCACGGCGCTTCCCCACGGTGGCCGCGGTGGAGGGACACCTCCTGGAGGCGTTCGTACCCGCGGCGTTCGCGGACGCCGGGCCGAGAGCCGCAGCCGACGCGACACGCCGGTTCACCGTGCTCGCCCGGGGGCTGCAGCGCCGCGGCACGGGCCGGCTGGCCTGGTGGGAGCTGGAGTCGCTGGTGCCACCGACCCTCGCGGTGTACGCGCCGGGGCTGCTGGCCCTCACCGTGCTCTCCTTGTTCCTGCTGCCGGTGACCCTGGCGCGCGCGGTCGGCGATCTGGCCGGGCTGGAGAACGTGGTGTCCCTGGTCGCCCTGCTGATCGGCCAGACCCTGGGGTTCGCGTTCGGGGTCCGCTACCTGCTGCCGACCGGGTGGCACGGCAGGGACCGGCGAGGCCGGGGCCGGCCGGGCCCGGACTGGCGAGGGCCGGACCGGCGTCGCACGGACCGGCGCTTCCGGCGGCGGCAGGCGCTCGTCACGACCGGGGTGAGCGCGCTGATGTGGGCGGGGTTCGCGTACTTCGACGATCTGCGCTTCGGGTTCCGCTTCGGCGGGGTCACCGACGGCTGGATGCCGGATCTGATCGGCGGATTCCTGTTCTCGCAGCTGTTCACCCTGTTCCTCGGGATCGCGGGACTCTCCCGCCGGCCGACACCGCTCGGGCTGCCCTGGAGCGGGGGCATGAGCCGGGCGGCGGCCCGGCTGGGCGGGGCCGCGCTGGCGGTGGCCGGCACGGTCACGGCGGGCGTGGCACTGCTGGGCCGGGACGGCAGTCCGTGGACCGTGCTGCTCGGCACGACCTGCGCGGCGGCGGGCACCGCCCTGACGGTCAGCGGCACGCACCGGGGCGGACAGGACGGGGCACACACTCCGCTTGCGGGACGCGTCGCCCGCCGGTTCGTGACGGGCACGGTCAGGGGCACCGCCGCGGCGATGCTGATCGGGGTCGCCTCCTGCACGGCGGGCGGGTTCGCGGCGGTGGGCGTGACCGCGCTCAAGTCCCGTACGGCGGTGAACCTGACGGGCCAGCAGATCGACGGCTGGTACTTCTCCGAACGGGCGGGGGTACGCAGCGCCGTCACACAACGGCCGCTGGAGGGCGGGCTGCTGCTGCCCGGCGACGGAGCGCGCCCGGTGGCCTTCGCCGGGACGGCACGGCCGCCGAACTGCACGATGCCCCTGCTGCCCCGGCGCCGGTGCGTGGACTTCGTCTCACGGCGGACGGTCTTCGAGTCGCGCGACGGCGACGTGGTCGCGCTCATCACCCGGGGTGCCGGACCGGGCATGACAGCGGTCCATCCGGCGAACCTGCGCTCCGTGCTGCCGGACGAGGGCCGGGACTGGCTGACCCGGGGACCCGCGGCGGGCGTACTGGCCCGTGATCTGCCCCCGGTCCTGGTCGCGGGGCTGCTGATCGGCGTGGTGGGCGGCTGTGTGTGCGGGGTCTACCGGGCGCTGAGCGTGCCGTCGGACCTGATGCGCGCCGCGAGCCCCGGCCTCTCGCTGCGCACCGACCGGACCGCGTCGCTGACCCGGGGCGGGATGGTGGCACTGCTCGTGGCCTGCGTCTGTGTACCGGTGGTGGCGACGCCCGGCGACTGGGGCGGCCTGGTGCACCTGGGCACCCAGCTGTGGCTGCCGCTCGGCACGGCGGCGCTGGCGTTGAGCGCCTGGGGGCGTTTCCTCGTCGCGCGCGCCTGGCTGGCGGCGACCGGGCAGCTTCCGTGGCGGCTGATGGCGTTCCTGGACGAGGCGCACCAACGGGGTGTGCTGCGCCAGTCGGGGGCGGGATTCGAGTTCCGGCACCTGCGGCTCCAGGCACAGCTCGCGACGGGGCCACGGGCGGACGTGGTGGCCGCCCGCGGCTCCCTGGACGCGGACGAGGGCTCCGGCATCCACCACCGGACGCCCTGA
- a CDS encoding AMP-binding protein, whose translation MLGDTIGGNLERAVGRWPDREVLVDVPSGRRWTYARFAADVDRLACALLASGVVKGDRVGIWAVNCPEWVLVQYATARIGAVMVNINPAYRTHEVEYVLKQAGISLLFASLSHRTSDYRAMVGQVRGKCPELRETVYVGDPSWEELLGRATPELHERLTAIARELSCDDPINIQYTSGTTGFPKGATLSHHNILNNGYFVGESIAYTEQDRICVPVPFYHCFGMVMGNLAATSHGACIVVPAPSFDPAATLRAVQEEHCTSLYGVPTMFIAELNLPDFAAYDLSSLRTGIMAGSPCPVEVMKRVVSEMHMAEVSICYGMTETSPVSLQTRRDDDLEHRTGTVGRVLPHIEVKVVDPATGVTLPRGSSGELCTRGYSVMLGYWDEPERTAEAVDAGRWMHTGDLAVMLDDGYVQIVGRIKDMIIRGGENIYPREIEEFLYAHPKIADVQVVGVAHERYGEEVLACVIPRDPADPPELEELRAFCEGRLAHYKVPSRLRIMESFPMTVSGKVRKIELREKFAEHDRKGP comes from the coding sequence CGTGCGCGCTGCTCGCGAGCGGCGTCGTCAAGGGCGACCGGGTGGGCATCTGGGCGGTCAACTGCCCCGAGTGGGTGCTCGTCCAGTACGCCACCGCCCGCATCGGCGCCGTCATGGTGAACATCAACCCGGCCTACCGCACCCACGAGGTCGAGTACGTCCTGAAGCAGGCCGGGATCTCCCTCCTGTTCGCCTCCCTCAGCCACAGGACGAGCGACTACCGGGCGATGGTCGGCCAAGTGCGGGGCAAGTGCCCCGAGCTCAGGGAGACCGTGTACGTCGGCGACCCGAGCTGGGAGGAACTGCTCGGCCGGGCCACGCCCGAACTGCACGAGCGACTGACGGCGATCGCCCGCGAACTGTCCTGCGACGACCCGATCAACATCCAGTACACCTCGGGCACCACGGGATTCCCCAAGGGCGCGACCCTCTCCCACCACAACATCCTCAACAACGGCTATTTCGTGGGCGAGTCGATCGCCTACACAGAACAGGACCGCATCTGCGTACCCGTGCCCTTCTACCACTGCTTCGGCATGGTGATGGGCAATCTCGCCGCCACCTCGCACGGCGCGTGCATCGTCGTCCCCGCGCCCTCCTTCGACCCCGCGGCGACGCTCCGGGCGGTGCAGGAGGAGCACTGCACCTCGCTGTACGGCGTGCCGACCATGTTCATCGCGGAGCTGAACCTCCCGGACTTCGCGGCGTACGACCTCTCCTCCCTGCGGACCGGCATCATGGCGGGCTCGCCCTGCCCGGTCGAGGTGATGAAACGGGTCGTCTCCGAGATGCACATGGCGGAGGTGTCCATCTGCTACGGCATGACCGAGACCTCGCCCGTGTCCCTCCAGACGCGGCGCGACGACGACCTGGAACACCGCACCGGCACCGTCGGACGCGTCCTGCCGCACATCGAGGTCAAGGTCGTCGACCCGGCGACCGGCGTGACCCTGCCGCGCGGCTCCTCCGGCGAACTGTGCACCCGGGGCTACAGCGTGATGCTCGGCTACTGGGACGAGCCCGAGAGGACCGCCGAGGCCGTCGACGCCGGCCGGTGGATGCACACCGGCGACCTCGCGGTGATGCTCGACGACGGATACGTACAGATCGTCGGCCGGATCAAGGACATGATCATCCGGGGTGGCGAGAACATCTACCCGCGCGAGATCGAGGAGTTCCTGTACGCGCACCCGAAGATCGCCGACGTCCAGGTGGTCGGCGTGGCCCACGAGCGGTACGGCGAGGAGGTGCTCGCCTGCGTCATCCCGCGCGACCCCGCCGACCCGCCGGAGCTGGAGGAGCTGCGGGCCTTCTGCGAGGGGCGGCTGGCGCACTACAAGGTGCCCAGCCGGCTGCGGATCATGGAGTCCTTCCCGATGACGGTGTCCGGGAAGGTGCGCAAGATCGAGCTGCGGGAGAAGTTCGCGGAACACGACCGCAAAGGCCCCTGA
- a CDS encoding GNAT family N-acetyltransferase translates to MTVRAATSADLPLLQDIERAAGEPFRIFGMPEIADDEPPSLDVLERFRKSGHAWVAEDSTGRLVGYLIGEPLDGAFHIEQVSVHPDAAHQGVGRTLIAYAAERALEEGLIGLTLTTFSEVPWNAPYYERLGFRVLAEPDLTPGLRRIRAGEADHGLDRRPRVCMYLPMEQPGRHV, encoded by the coding sequence ATGACCGTCAGAGCGGCCACGTCCGCCGACCTCCCACTGCTCCAGGACATCGAACGTGCCGCGGGTGAGCCCTTCCGCATCTTCGGCATGCCGGAGATCGCCGACGACGAGCCGCCCTCGCTCGACGTGCTGGAGCGTTTCCGCAAGTCGGGCCACGCCTGGGTCGCCGAGGACTCCACGGGCCGGCTCGTCGGATACCTGATCGGTGAGCCCCTGGACGGCGCCTTCCACATCGAGCAGGTCTCCGTGCACCCGGACGCCGCGCACCAGGGCGTGGGCCGGACCCTGATCGCGTACGCCGCCGAGCGCGCGCTGGAGGAGGGGCTGATCGGACTCACGCTGACCACGTTCTCGGAGGTCCCCTGGAACGCGCCCTACTACGAGCGTCTCGGCTTCCGCGTCCTGGCGGAGCCCGACCTCACGCCCGGGCTGCGCAGGATCCGCGCCGGGGAGGCCGACCACGGTCTCGACCGCCGGCCCCGCGTGTGCATGTACCTGCCGATGGAACAGCCCGGACGGCACGTCTAG